One region of Lytechinus pictus isolate F3 Inbred chromosome 8, Lp3.0, whole genome shotgun sequence genomic DNA includes:
- the LOC129266446 gene encoding UDP-glucuronosyltransferase 2C1-like, which translates to MGVMKLLVWPLLLMMGLWSFQSCNGARFLVPSVTLMRTPSHHMTLTTITQALVQRGHEVTFLIIDNQGVGGFLPDSYTSKVILPNPMTDKDLQELTDIKNSMTDLTNMTKLEAARDPRPWKLKEYAEFGCGVLFENTAILEQLRLANFDELITFPIGDVCDTLLAAYLDIPFIVVTGTKRVPAFHEGMLGIPTPVSYVPFSILFTPKLEHRMTFFERIQNAVMFYGAHSAMEYFTVYRPLRHLQQTYGIRPDLTPWQIISKADLWLCHNTWALEYPRPIAPNWIPIGGLTIKEPRPLPDDLERFVQGSGDHGFIVFTLGSSAKALTSGALNDIISKVFSELPQRILWRYLGEKPRYLGNNTLISEWLPQNDLLAHPKARLLIYHAGSAGVYEAMNYGVPMLLMPLGGDQSTNAYQVAAKGMGLVLDVNELNEQEFRTSINKLLNDESYRISAQRASFIMRDQLASPLDTAVFWIEHVIKFGGDHLRLRATEMGFIELNSLDVVAFLVVLSLILLYIDYLVLRGCYRCICRNMKKQKTD; encoded by the exons ATGGGCGTCATGAAGCTGTTGGTTTGGCCGCTACTACTGATGATGGGTTTATGGAGTTTTCAGTCCTGTAATGGCGCGCGGTTTCTCGTCCCATCTGTAACGTTAATGCGAACACCTAGTCATCACATGACGCTTACCACCATAACTCAAGCCCTGGTGCAGCGCGGCCATGAAGTGACATTTCTCATCATTGATAATCAGGGTGTTGGTGGTTTCCTGCCAGATTCCTACACGTCAAAGGTTATACTTCCGAATCCCATGACGGACAAAGATTTACAGGAGTTAACTGATATCAAGAACTCTATGACGGATTTGACTAACATGACCAAGCTAGAAGCAGCGAGGGACCCACGACCATGGAAATTAAAAGAGTATGCTGAGTTTGGTTGTggtgttttgtttgaaaatacaGCTATTCTTGAGCAACTGCGGCTTGCAAACTTTGATGAACTTATAACGTTCCCCATCGGTGATGTCTGTGATACCCTTCTTGCAGCCTACCTGGACATACCATTTATTGTTGTAACAGGAACAAAAAGAGTTCCGGCCTTTCATGAAGGGATGCTAGGTATTCCTACCCCAGTTTCCTATGTGCCTTTCAGTATATTATTCACACCAAAGCTGGAACACCGAATGACTTTCTTTGAACGCATCCAGAATGCAGTAATGTTCTACGGTGCACATTCTGCAATGGAATACTTCACTGTCTATCGCCCTCTACGTCATCTGCAACAAACCTATGGTATTCGACCAGACCTGACTCCATGGCAGATCATCAGTAAAGCAGATCTTTGGTTGTGCCATAACACTTGGGCCCTCGAATATCCAAGACCTATAGCTCCGAATTGGATCCCTATAGGAGGACTTACCATCAAGGAGCCAAGACCTCTCCCAGACGACCTAGAAAGATTTGTTCAAGGATCTGGAGACCATGGATTCATTGTATTTACTTTG ggATCTTCGGCTAAAGCTCTTACGAGTGGCGCCCTCAACGATATAATTTCAAAAGTTTTCAGCGAATTGCCACAGAGGATACTGTGGAGATATTTGGGAGAAAAGCCCCGTTACCTAGGCAACAATACATTGATCTCGGAGTGGCTTCCACAGAATGACCTCTTAG CTCATCCTAAAGCTCGGCTACTGATCTACCATGCGGGTAGTGCAGGGGTCTATGAAGCAATGAACTACGGTGTTCCGATGCTCCTCATGCCACTGGGCGGTGATCAGTCTACCAATGCTTATCAGGTAGCAGCGAAAGGGATGGGCCTCGTGTTGGACGTGAATGAATTAAATGAACAGGAGTTTCGGACGAGTATTAACAAGCTTCTTAATGATGAAAG cTACAGGATAAGTGCGCAGCGGGCTTCGTTTATCATGAGAGACCAACTAGCCAGCCCTCTGGACACGGCTGTATTCTGGATAGAACACGTGATCAAGTTTGGTGGAGATCATCTTCGACTTCGCGCTACTGAAATGGGATTCATCGAACTCAACTCCCTTGACGTAGTCGCATTTCTAGTCGTTTTATCGCTTATCCTTCTTTACATTGACTACTTAGTGCTTAGAGGATGTTACAGATGTATATGTAGAAATATGAAGAAACAAAAGACTGATTAG